The genomic interval GCGCCGAGCAGGTCGCGCAGATCACCCTGCCCGTCACGCTGAACACCGCCGCCGCCTTCCTGAAAGTGGCGCGCGGCCAGCTGGTCACGTACCGCGTGGACGGGGGGTTCACCGCGGACTTCGGGCCGCTGGGACTGCAGAACTTCGGGCCGTTCACGCTGTCGCAGGGACAGTGGAAGCAGGCGCCGATCATTCCGTTCTGAAAGGCGCGCTACGCTGGGCAGGTGAGTGACGTCACCCCCGAGTCCGCTTCTGCCGAGTTCCTGGACGCGCCGCGCGCCTGGGCGTACCGGCCGGCCTCTCCCCTGCCCGGCCGCCCGGGCGGCCCGCTGAGCGGCCTGACCTTCAGCGTGAAGGACCTGTTCGGCGTCCCGGGCTGGCCGCTGGGCGCCAGCACCCGTGCGCCCGTCCCGGACCCTGGGGTGAGTCCCCTCGTTGCTCACCTGCTCGCGCTGGGCGCTAGTGCGACCGGTAAAACGCACCTGCACGAGATCGCGCTGGGCATCACAGGCCGGAACGGGTACGGCGGCACCGTCCACCCCACGCAGCCTGGGCGGGTTCCGGGCGGCAGCAGCAGCGGCGCGGCCGTCACTGTGGCACTCGGGCAGGTCGATTTCGCACTGGGGACCGACACCGGCGGCAGCATCCGCGTGCCGGCCGCGTGGTGCGGCGTGGTGGGCTTCAAACCCACCAAGGATCACCCGGCGTGGCCGACGACCGGTGTGCTGCCGCTTTCCGGCACGTGCGACCACGCCGGGCCTCTGGCCCGTGACGTGCGGACCATCACGCGCGTCCACGAGGCGCTGACTGGAACGCTGGTCCCGCCGGTGACCCCGGCTGGGCTGCGCGTGGGGCTGTGGCTGCCGGACGGTTGGGTCACGCCGGACGTGCACGCCGCCGTGCACGCCTACGCCCGCACGCTGGAGGCCGCCGGGCTGACCGTGACCCCGGTGGACTTCCCGGAGGTGCTCGACGCCTACACGCCCATCGTGCTGAGCGAGGCGGCGGCGGTGCACCGCGAGGCCCTGCGCCTGGAGAACCCGGGGTTCCTGCCGTTCACGCTCGCGGCCCTGCGCCAGGGCGCCGCACTGACCGGGGCGGAGGTCACGGCGGCGCACGCGCGGCGCGCCGCCTACCGCGCGCTGCTGGACGACCTGTTCCGGCAGTTCGACCTGCTGCTCGCGCCGGCCGTGCCTGCCCCGCCTCCTCTGGCGGAGCAGGACGAGGTGGCACTGCCCGGCGGACCGGAGACGCTGCGGCGCGCGGTGCTGCGGCTCACCGCGCCGTTCAGCCTGCTGGGCGCGCCAACACTGGCCCTCCCCACGGCGACGCCGTTCGTGGGCGTGCAACTGGTCGCCCCGCACGGCGAGGATGACCGCCTGCTGGGTCTGGCCGGCACGCTGAAACGCGCGTGAGGACCGCCCTGGCGGCGCTGCTGCCGCTGGGCACGCTGCTGGGGGCGTGCGCCCCCGTCACGCAGGCGAATCCCACCCTCACGTACGCAGGAGAGGTGCGCGTGCTGCTGCGCCCGCAGCGCGTCCGCGTCACGTACACCGTCAATCCCGTGACGCACGACGCGCGGGGGCAGTACCGCAACCTGAGCAGTGGTGACAGCTTCGCGCTGCGCGGCACGCAGCTCCCCGGTCCAGCCGGCGCGGTCCTGACGGCCACCATCGACCCCGGAGAGACGCCGCGCCTGAATGCCAGTCTCCTGGGGTTTGGGGTGAGCAACGTGCCCCTGAAAGCGGCTGGGCTGCTCACCGGCACGGTGACCGGCGAGACGCTGACGGGCACCCTGAGGGTCAACGGCTTAGCGTACCCGTTCACGCTGCGCGCTGAACGCTGAGGCGTCTCCCCGCCGCGCCGCCCCGGCCGTGCCCGGACTCCCCGGCGGCGCTCAGGCGTCAGGCCCGCTTCATGAGCGCTGCTTACGCTGGCAGGCATGCGCTCCCTCCTCCGTCCCGTTCAGTTCGCCCCCTTCCTCCTGAGCGCTCCGCTGCTGGGAAGCTGCGCGTGGGGCGCGTACTTCCCGCCCGTCACCGCCCTGGAACAGCAGGTGAACGGCGTGTACGAGGGCGTGGGTGTGGGGCCCACCGGCCGCGTGCCATACCGTCTTGCGCTGAGCGTGGTGGAACGCGACGGTCGCGTGAGCGGCAGCCTCGTGAATCTGGAAAGCCGCAAGACGTACGCCGGGAACGGTACCTTCAAACGCCTTCAGGACGGTACGGAGCTCACCATGAATCTGTACGAGAACGGCGCGGCTCGTGCCAACCTGTACCTCGTGCACCGCGAGCATGACGGGCAGGCTCGCCTGGACGGACACCTGCGCACCGTTCTGTTGGGCCGTGAGGCACTGGGCTACACCCTCACCCTGCACCCCACCCAGGGCGCCGGGACTCCCTGAAGAACGCAGTCCGCGGCGCGGTACAATCCGGCGTTGCGTCTGCCCCGTGCAGGCGCGAGATCAAGGCCCCGGAATCCATCCGTCAGGCCCAGTGGAGGCACACATGAAAGCTCACCTGATCACCTACGGGTGCCAGATGAACGAGTACGACACGCACCTCGTGGAGTCACAGCTGGTCAGTTTCGGCGCGGCCATCGTGGACAGCGCTGACGAAGCGGACTTCATCCTGATCAACACCTGCGCCGTGCGGGGCAAACCGGTCGAGAAGGTTCGCAGTCTGCTGGGCAACCTGCGCAAAGTCAAAGCGCAGCGTCCCCTCGTGGTTGGCATGATGGGCTGCCTCGCGCAGCTCGATGAAGGGCAGCAGATGGCCCGCAAATTCGGCGTGGACGTCCTGCTCGGCCCGGGCAGCCTGCTGGACATCGGCCGGGCCCTGGAAAGCAACGAACGCTTCTGGGGTCTGGCGTTCAAGGACGACCTGCACGACCACATTCCGCCGCCGCCCACCGGGAAGCTGCAGGCGCACCTGACGATCATGCGGGGCTGCGACCACCACTGCACGTACTGCATCGTTCCCACCACGCGCGGCCCGCAGGTCAGCCGTCACCCCGACGACATCCTGCGTGAACTGGACACCCTGCTGACCGCGGGCGTTCAGGAAGTCACGCTGCTGGGCCAGAACGTGAATGCCTACGGCGTGGACCAGGGTGCGAAGCTCGGCGGTTACCCCAGCTTCGCGAACCTGCTGCGGCTGGTGGGGCGCAGCGGCGTGCGGCGCGTGAAGTTCACCACGAGTCACCCCATGAACTTCACGGAGGACGTGGCGGCCGCCATGGCCGACACCCCCGCCATCTGCGAGTACGTGCACCTCCCGGTTCAGAGTGGCAGCAACCGCGTGCTGCGCCGCATGGCCCGTGAGTACACCCGCGAGCAGTACCTTGCGCACATCGCCGCCATCCGCCAGCACCTGCCGCACGCTGTTCTCGCCACGGACATCATCGTGGGCTTCCCGGGCGAAACTGAGGAGGACTTCCAGGAGACCCTCAGTCTGTACGACGAGGTCGGGTACGACAGCGCGTACATGTTCGCGTACTCCGCGCGCCCCGGCACGCCCAGCTACAAGCATTTTGATGACCTGCCGCGCGAGGTGAAGACCGAACGCCTGGGCCGCCTGATCGCCCGGCAGAAGGACTGGAGCGCCCGGCTGAACGCCCGGAAGGTGGGCACCGTTCAGGAGGTGCTGCTGCGCGGCGACGCGCACGACCCCAGTTTCCTGGAGGGGCACACGCGCGGCAACCACCCGACCGTGGTGCCCAAAGCGATCGGCGCGAACCAGCCGGGCGTGTACCGTGTCCGGATCAGTCACGCGACCCCCCACATGATGTACGGCCACCTCATCGACGCTGAGGGGCGCGACCTGCCGGAACTGCCCACGCTGCATCCGGAGGCGGCTGCGCTGAGCACGCCACTCACCATGGCCTGAGGGCACCTGCCCTCCAGGTTCTCAGGGAACAATCATGTTCCTGCCCTCAGGAAGCGCGAAAGTGAGCCGCATGAATAAAGTGACCCTCGCTGCACTTTCCCTTACCGGTCTTCTTGCCTCCTGCGGCAGCCTCAGCAGCGGCCCGGACGGCTCCGAGAAACTCCTGAGCGTCACCACCGAGTACACCACGGGCGCGCCCGCCACGCCTGCCCTGTGCGATCAGCTCAACGGCGCGGCCAGCAAAAGCCAGCTGGTGATCGGCCTGAGCGCCAGCGGCACCATTCAGAACGTCAAGGTGAATCTCAAGGACAGCGCCGGAACCGTTGTGAGCACCACCGACGTGCCCGGCGGAAGCCTCCTGAAGGGCGCCCAGGACGGTCAGTACCTCATCGCGCTGGACCGCACTGCTTCCAAAAGCCTCACGGTCAGTTCCACCGTGCGTCCCACGGGCGCCGTGACGGTGGGGGCAGCCCCCACCGCCGCCCTTACGGCGGAGGTCATCATCACCCGCAGTCGTTCGAGCGTCACGGTGAAGAACGACACGCCCATCAACGTGTACGCCAGCTGCACGAAAGCCTGAGCATTCTTGCCCTGTCGCACCCCTGACTTCTGTTCAGGGGTGGTTTTTATCGGGGCCTGCCGACCCTCTGGGTCAGGTGCTGTTGCTGTGCAACGCATGCCTTTCATGCGTGTCTCATGCAGGCGGGCTGGCACCAGAGGCTTTTCTTGATCTGTGCAAGCGCGCTCAGGAAACCATCACGATTCCGTCAGGCTCACGCTCCAGAGTGAGAGTCATGAAACAGATGCTGCTCGTCGCCACAGGTGCCCTCGGCCTCCTCACCAGCTGCGGTTCGTTCGGCGCTGCGCCGGACGGCAGTGCCAATGCCCGGGTCTCCGGGGTCAGCACGGAGTACACCCTGTCCGGGACCAGCCCGGCGCAGTACGTCGGCTGTGATGTCATCACCAATCCCACCGACACCACCCGGGCCACGAGTACCCAGGTCGTCGTGACCTTCGCGGCGGCAGGCAGTATCTCCAAGGTAGACGTGACGCTGCGCGGCACCACCAGCAGCCAGTACGACGAAACGCAGACCATTCAGGGCAGCGGACTCGTCCGCGACGCAAACGGCGATTACAAGGCCGTCTTCGATTTCCGCTCCGCGACCGGTGACTACCTGCCAGCCAGTATCGTGGTTTCCCCCACTCCTCCGGCCATCCGGACCGTAAAACCGGTCACCGTGAACACGACTGATCGTGTCGGGTCGTTCTATGCGGACCTGAAGGTCTACACCACCACGGGCGCCGCATTCACCATTACCAGCAAGAACCTGGGCAGCACCGGCAACATCGCGGTTTACCGGAACTGCACCCTGGCAAATACGGCGCAGCCCCTGAACCGCTGAGTCCGGTTACGTCTCTGCGGCTGTCCCCCTGCTCCGGCGGGGGTTTTTCTTTCCTCAGACGCCCTTAAGGGCGCGTCACGAAAGGGTCAGGTTCGGCGGGCACAGTGAGAGGTATGAAAAAGAGAATGCTCGCCGCCCTCGGCCTGACCGGTGTTCTTGCAGGTTGCAGCAGCTCGGTGGTTGTCGGGACCACGGAC from Deinococcus taeanensis carries:
- a CDS encoding amidase, which codes for MSDVTPESASAEFLDAPRAWAYRPASPLPGRPGGPLSGLTFSVKDLFGVPGWPLGASTRAPVPDPGVSPLVAHLLALGASATGKTHLHEIALGITGRNGYGGTVHPTQPGRVPGGSSSGAAVTVALGQVDFALGTDTGGSIRVPAAWCGVVGFKPTKDHPAWPTTGVLPLSGTCDHAGPLARDVRTITRVHEALTGTLVPPVTPAGLRVGLWLPDGWVTPDVHAAVHAYARTLEAAGLTVTPVDFPEVLDAYTPIVLSEAAAVHREALRLENPGFLPFTLAALRQGAALTGAEVTAAHARRAAYRALLDDLFRQFDLLLAPAVPAPPPLAEQDEVALPGGPETLRRAVLRLTAPFSLLGAPTLALPTATPFVGVQLVAPHGEDDRLLGLAGTLKRA
- the miaB gene encoding tRNA (N6-isopentenyl adenosine(37)-C2)-methylthiotransferase MiaB, yielding MKAHLITYGCQMNEYDTHLVESQLVSFGAAIVDSADEADFILINTCAVRGKPVEKVRSLLGNLRKVKAQRPLVVGMMGCLAQLDEGQQMARKFGVDVLLGPGSLLDIGRALESNERFWGLAFKDDLHDHIPPPPTGKLQAHLTIMRGCDHHCTYCIVPTTRGPQVSRHPDDILRELDTLLTAGVQEVTLLGQNVNAYGVDQGAKLGGYPSFANLLRLVGRSGVRRVKFTTSHPMNFTEDVAAAMADTPAICEYVHLPVQSGSNRVLRRMAREYTREQYLAHIAAIRQHLPHAVLATDIIVGFPGETEEDFQETLSLYDEVGYDSAYMFAYSARPGTPSYKHFDDLPREVKTERLGRLIARQKDWSARLNARKVGTVQEVLLRGDAHDPSFLEGHTRGNHPTVVPKAIGANQPGVYRVRISHATPHMMYGHLIDAEGRDLPELPTLHPEAAALSTPLTMA